The following DNA comes from Rosa rugosa chromosome 5, drRosRugo1.1, whole genome shotgun sequence.
CCACTCCCAAAACTCCTCTTGATCTTTCTCTCCCAAATCATTTCCTCTACTTGTCCAAAACCCAATTTCGTATTCATACTCCCAATTCAACCATTGTTTTGATGTACTTGATCGTATTTCCTCTCTGTATTTTTCGATTCAGCTTGTCAGAACTAATCATTTAGTCTGCAGATTTTTACTGGGTAAGCATGTGGAGAACCCTAGCCAAACaagctgcttcttcttcttcttcaacaaagACCAAGcttttctctccctctccctctccattCAGCCCTGCTCTCAACTTTTCTAAAGAATCGAGCTTTCTGGAGAAAACCAGGCATTTTGAGGCTCGCGTCTGCAGAAATTATGGGTCTTCGTTAATGGGTTTAGGCCAGGTTGGTGGTGCATCGTCCCAGAAAGACGAATTGGGCAGACCCAGTTTGCTGAATCCGAGCTACCCTCGTGGGTTTGGGAGATGGTATGCTACCTCTGCCGAGGCTATTGCTTCCACGGATGAGGAATCTGGGTCTGAAGAGATTCAGGAAATGCTGGAGGATTTGGTGAGGGAGAACAAGGTGGAGTCGCATTTGAGGCAGCCCAAGAGGTTGGTTAATGGAATGGGAGCAGGAAAGTATGGCATTCTGAGAAAGAGGCAGTTAAAAATTGAGACTGAGGCTTGGGAAGATGCGGCGAAAGAGTACCAGGAGCTTTTGGCTGATATGTGTGAGCATAAGCTGGCGCCCAATTTGCCTTATGTGAAGTCATTGTTTCTGGGGTGGTTTGAGCCATTGAGGGATGCCATTGCGGCCGAGCCAGCGTCTTGGGCCAGTAAGAGGGTGCATATCAGACCCAGCCATGCTCCGTTTTTTGAACTGTTGCCGCCGGATAAGATGGCTGTTATTACAATGCATAAGTTGATGGGGCTGTTGATGACCAACAGTGGTGGAGTTGGGTCTGTCAAGGTGGTTCAAGCCGCTTGTGCAATTGGTGAAGCTCTTGAGAATGAGGTTTGTGAGCTTGGGATTTTGCTTGTTTTGTAGTCTCGTCTTTgccttttttttacttttttgcaGTTAAAAAGTTATGTAGTTGGTCACAAGTCTGCTGAAGTATGAGCTTTTGGCTAGAATTTGCATTTTAGTTTGTGGAAAGCTATTGATTTTTGATGTTTGTAGAAACACCTAGTAGGCAAACAAATTGAACTAACATTTTCTGGGATTGCTGGATTCACAATCTCATAGATTAAGTCCTTTGGGCTCCCAAGACTAATGGAAAGCTTTGCATGCTAACTTAGCACTCAGTCAGCTGGCTTATCTAAGTATTAGTGACTCTGTTTCCATTTGctgttggttttgatttttgaagttAATAAGAATGTAGTTTGACAATCATGTGCCAGGTTAAGATACACagatttttggagaagacaaagaagaagagCATTGTGAGTAAGAAACCTGAAGCTGAATCTGATATTGTGACCAATGAACAAGAGAAACTTACCAACGAACAGGAGCAAGAGAAACTAACCAAAGAACAGGAGCTAGAAAAACTAACCAAAGAACAAAGACTGAGGAAAAAGGTTACAAAGTTGCTAAAAATGCAGAAGCTTCAGCGAGTAAAGGAAATTGTGAAGGAACAAGACGGCTTAAAGCCATGGGCTCAAGAAGCTCATGTTAAGGTTTGTGACGATGATAGATTAAAATTCCAAACTATCTTGTTATTATTTCTGTTAAATTATATTGGTGCTTTTACTTGCCAGGTCGGCTGTCGATTGATTCAGTTAATGATGGAAACAGCTTATATACAACCTGCACTTGATCAATTAGGAGATGCTCCGCCTGATATTCGCCCGGCATTCGTGCATACCCTTAAGACTATAACTAAAGAGGCACAGTAAGAAAGATTCGATCTTTGTTCTACTTAAACTCTCTCCCTCTTTCATATTATCTGTCTCTCTCAGTCCCTCCCTCTCTCATTTTACCTTctggtgaattttttttttttaataggaagACCAACAGGAGATATGGTGTTATTGAATGCGACCCATTAGTTCGCAAAGGGATGGAGAAAACAGTAAGTAGAACAGTTCTTGCTGGTTTACCAATATTTCTTGTATTCTTATGACAGTACTGCAGGGGCAGTTatcctttttccatttttctttttcaacagTGTATCTCTGAGGAGTAATAGCTTCACTAACTTTTTTGTTTCAATGATCTGTTCTATCCAACCAGGCAAGGCACATGGTCATTCCTTATATGCCAATGTTGGTGCCTCCACTTAACTGGACAGGGTATGCACTGTAAATCAGATGTAATTGTCTTCATTTTTGCAATCAAATTTTTGCAGCATTTAGATGAGTTAAACTGCTTAGCACTAGTTGTACTACTAGTTCAACCTTGGTTTAGTATTTTGTTATCAGTAGACGTTCATTTCAAGCAACTAGCTAGGGTCAACACAAttgattttagccaatttttaTAACCCTATTGTTATTTTTTGGCAGGTATGATAAAGGAGCATATTTATTCTTACCATCCTATGTTATGCGAACTCATGGAGCGAAACAACAGCGCCAAGTTGTTAAATCGACTCCTAGGAAACAATTAGAACCTGTTTATGAGGTATCCTTAGAATCTAGTTTCTGTGTGCTATCTGTTCCTGTCTTTAGTATTAGTGCATCCTCCTTGTTTCTCACAAGACAGCCATAAACTTTTCCACAATCCAGGGTTTCTGACTTGTATGGTTTGGCACATCTAATCTTTTGATTGTTCACTGTATTAGGCCCTGGATACTCTTGGAAATACCAAATGGAGGATAAACAGAAGGGTACTTGGTGTAGTGGACAGGATATGGGCTAGTGGAGGCTGTCTTGCTGACTTGGTTGACCGTGAAGATGTGGGTTACATTTACTGGAATTTGGTTTTCATGTTATGGAGACTTGATTGCATTTCTGTATTTCAATATTAATGTTTATTTCTTTATCTTGGTTCTTTCTATCACTAAATGATCCAACATTACTTTT
Coding sequences within:
- the LOC133709339 gene encoding DNA-directed RNA polymerase 1, mitochondrial-like, producing the protein MWRTLAKQAASSSSSTKTKLFSPSPSPFSPALNFSKESSFLEKTRHFEARVCRNYGSSLMGLGQVGGASSQKDELGRPSLLNPSYPRGFGRWYATSAEAIASTDEESGSEEIQEMLEDLVRENKVESHLRQPKRLVNGMGAGKYGILRKRQLKIETEAWEDAAKEYQELLADMCEHKLAPNLPYVKSLFLGWFEPLRDAIAAEPASWASKRVHIRPSHAPFFELLPPDKMAVITMHKLMGLLMTNSGGVGSVKVVQAACAIGEALENEVKIHRFLEKTKKKSIVSKKPEAESDIVTNEQEKLTNEQEQEKLTKEQELEKLTKEQRLRKKVTKLLKMQKLQRVKEIVKEQDGLKPWAQEAHVKVGCRLIQLMMETAYIQPALDQLGDAPPDIRPAFVHTLKTITKEAQKTNRRYGVIECDPLVRKGMEKTARHMVIPYMPMLVPPLNWTGYDKGAYLFLPSYVMRTHGAKQQRQVVKSTPRKQLEPVYEALDTLGNTKWRINRRVLGVVDRIWASGGCLADLVDREDVPLPEEPDTEDEAEMRKWKWKVKAVTKKNSERHSQRCDTELKLSVARKMKDEEGFYYPHNLDFRGRAYPMHPYLNHLGSDMCRGVLEFAEGRRLGKSGLRWLKIHLANLYAGGVDKLSYDDRVTFTENHVDEIFDCADRPLEGRRWWLGAEDPFQCLAACINLTEALRSPSPETTISHMPVHQDGSCNGLQHYAALGRDKLGAAAVNLVGGEKPADVYSGIAARVLDIMRTDAEKDPASNPTSLHARLLINEVDRKLVKQTVMTSVYGVTYIGARDQIKKRLKERGTIADDAMLFAASCYAARTTLTALGEMFEAARSIMSWLGECAKVIAAENHPVRWTTPLGLPVVQPYRQLGRHLIKTSLQVLTLQRETDKVMVKRQRTAFPPNFVHSLDGSHMMMTALACKKAGLNFAGVHDSYWTHASDVDEMNRILREKFVELYERPILENLLESFQKSFPTINFPPLPDRGDFDLRQVLGSTYFFN